In one window of Pseudomonas sp. IAC-BECa141 DNA:
- a CDS encoding Maf family protein: MKPLYLASGSPRRRELLTQIGIPFTAISADIDETPLAHESPSAYVERLARGKAEAGRRTVVSDVAFCVLGADTAVVLDGKILGKPVDEADACAMLMMLSGKEHEVLTAIAVLDGERCESRVVRSLVRFRSISREEAAAYWASGEPRDKAGGYGIQGLGAVFVAGLNGSYSAVVGLPVCESAELLGHFGIPCWQTLNAQ, encoded by the coding sequence ATGAAGCCGCTTTACCTCGCCTCAGGATCGCCGCGTCGGCGTGAATTGCTCACGCAGATCGGCATCCCGTTTACCGCCATCAGCGCGGATATCGATGAAACCCCTCTAGCCCATGAATCCCCATCGGCCTACGTCGAGCGCCTGGCGCGCGGCAAGGCCGAAGCCGGGCGGCGCACGGTCGTTTCCGATGTGGCGTTTTGCGTACTGGGCGCCGACACCGCCGTGGTGCTGGACGGCAAAATTCTTGGCAAACCGGTGGACGAAGCCGATGCATGCGCCATGCTGATGATGCTGTCCGGAAAGGAGCACGAGGTGCTGACGGCGATTGCCGTGCTCGACGGCGAGCGCTGCGAGTCGCGTGTGGTGCGCAGTCTGGTGCGGTTCCGGTCGATCAGCCGCGAAGAAGCCGCCGCCTACTGGGCCAGCGGCGAGCCTCGGGACAAGGCGGGTGGCTACGGCATTCAGGGGCTCGGCGCGGTGTTCGTTGCCGGCCTCAATGGCAGTTACTCGGCGGTCGTCGGCTTGCCGGTGTGCGAAAGCGCAGAACTGCTCGGCCATTTCGGCATACCCTGTTGGCAAACCCTGAACGCGCAATGA
- the rng gene encoding ribonuclease G, with the protein MSEEILINITPMESRVAVVENGVLQEVHVERTQKRGIVGNIYKGKVVRVLPGMQAAFVDIGLDRAAFIHASEISLREGPAVESISALVHEGQSLVVQVTKDPIGSKGARLTTQLSIPSRYLVYMPRTAHVGISLKIEDEAERERLKQVVSDCVAKEGIKEAGGFILRTAAEGAGADEILMDIRYLRRLWDQINEQIKTIGAPSVIYEDLGLALRTLRDLVSPKIEKIRIDSRETFQKTTQFVAELMPEIADRLEHYPGERPIFDLYGVEDEIQKALERKVPLKSGGYLVIDPAEAMTTIDVNTGAFVGHRNLEETIFKTNLEAATAIARQMRLRNLGGIIIIDFIDMEDEEHQRQVLRTLEKQLERDHAKTNIIGITELGLVQMTRKRTRESLEQVLCEPCSSCQGRGKLKTPETICYEIFREILREARAYQAEGYRVLANQKVVDRLLDEESGNVAELEGFIGRTIRFQVETMYSQEQYDVVLL; encoded by the coding sequence ATGAGTGAAGAGATTCTGATCAACATCACGCCGATGGAATCGCGCGTGGCGGTGGTCGAAAACGGTGTGCTGCAAGAAGTGCACGTCGAGCGTACGCAAAAACGCGGGATCGTTGGCAACATCTATAAAGGCAAGGTGGTGCGCGTCCTGCCGGGCATGCAGGCGGCATTCGTCGACATCGGTCTGGATCGCGCAGCTTTCATTCACGCCTCGGAAATTTCCCTGCGCGAAGGCCCGGCGGTGGAAAGCATCAGCGCCCTTGTGCACGAAGGCCAGAGCCTGGTGGTTCAAGTCACCAAGGATCCGATCGGTTCCAAAGGCGCGCGGCTGACCACGCAACTGTCGATTCCGTCGCGCTATCTGGTGTACATGCCGCGCACCGCCCACGTCGGCATTTCCCTGAAAATTGAAGACGAAGCCGAGCGCGAACGTCTCAAACAGGTGGTCAGCGATTGCGTGGCCAAAGAAGGCATCAAGGAGGCCGGCGGCTTCATTCTGCGCACTGCCGCCGAAGGTGCCGGGGCCGATGAGATCCTGATGGACATCCGCTACCTGCGCCGCCTCTGGGATCAGATCAACGAACAGATCAAGACCATCGGCGCACCGAGCGTCATCTACGAAGACCTCGGCCTGGCGCTGCGCACCCTGCGCGATCTGGTCAGCCCGAAGATCGAGAAGATCCGCATCGACTCCCGGGAAACCTTCCAGAAGACCACGCAGTTCGTTGCCGAACTGATGCCGGAAATCGCCGATCGTCTGGAGCACTACCCGGGTGAACGGCCGATCTTCGATCTTTATGGCGTCGAGGATGAAATCCAGAAAGCCCTGGAGCGCAAGGTGCCGCTGAAGTCCGGTGGCTATCTGGTGATCGACCCGGCGGAAGCCATGACCACCATCGATGTGAACACCGGGGCGTTTGTCGGTCATCGCAACCTCGAAGAGACCATCTTCAAGACCAACCTCGAAGCCGCGACCGCGATCGCCCGGCAGATGCGCCTGCGCAACCTGGGCGGGATCATCATCATCGACTTCATCGACATGGAAGATGAAGAGCATCAGCGTCAGGTGCTGCGTACTCTGGAGAAACAGCTGGAGCGCGATCACGCCAAGACCAACATCATCGGTATCACCGAGTTGGGTTTGGTGCAGATGACGCGCAAGCGCACCCGCGAAAGTCTCGAGCAAGTGCTGTGCGAACCGTGCAGCAGCTGTCAGGGCCGGGGCAAGCTGAAAACCCCGGAAACCATTTGCTACGAGATTTTCCGCGAGATCCTGCGTGAAGCCCGGGCCTATCAGGCCGAGGGTTATCGGGTGCTGGCGAACCAGAAAGTGGTGGATCGCCTGCTCGATGAAGAGTCCGGTAACGTGGCCGAGCTTGAAGGTTTCATCGGGCGCACCATACGCTTTCAGGTGGAAACCATGTATTCCCAGGAACAATATGACGTGGTGCTGCTCTGA